A window of the Deltaproteobacteria bacterium genome harbors these coding sequences:
- a CDS encoding Crp/Fnr family transcriptional regulator: protein MERSGVLRKNLTAFIETALLFKGLPEAQIREIEGIVEDMRFKKGAAIFSEGDKGNGFYLVATGLVKIFKLSLEGKEQILHIFGPGEPFGEVPVFTGRHFPASAQAISESRILFFPRKAFVDLITANPSLALNMLAVLSMRLRQFTVQIENLSLKEVPGRLAAYLLYLADEEKQEGLIRLSISKAHLASLLGTIPETLSRIFSKMSSQGLIEVSGRRIRLLDPDGLAALAKHGKISGEAESFESPSVYSLPGAGVSMSPTVKRA from the coding sequence ATGGAAAGGAGCGGGGTATTGAGAAAAAACCTGACGGCATTTATCGAGACGGCCCTTCTATTTAAAGGCCTCCCTGAGGCCCAGATCAGGGAGATCGAAGGCATTGTGGAGGACATGCGGTTCAAAAAGGGTGCCGCCATATTTTCGGAAGGAGACAAGGGGAACGGCTTTTATCTGGTGGCCACCGGGCTCGTCAAGATATTCAAGCTGTCCCTGGAGGGAAAGGAACAGATCCTTCATATCTTCGGTCCCGGAGAACCGTTCGGCGAGGTCCCGGTGTTTACCGGAAGGCATTTCCCTGCAAGCGCTCAGGCCATTTCCGAGTCCCGCATCCTCTTTTTTCCTCGAAAGGCATTCGTCGATCTTATCACCGCCAACCCCTCCCTCGCCCTCAATATGCTCGCGGTCCTTTCCATGCGGCTTCGCCAATTCACGGTGCAGATAGAGAACCTCTCTCTCAAGGAGGTCCCCGGCCGCCTGGCCGCCTATCTCCTCTACCTCGCTGATGAAGAGAAGCAAGAGGGCCTGATCAGGCTCAGCATCTCAAAGGCACATCTTGCCAGTCTGCTGGGGACCATCCCTGAGACCCTCTCGCGGATATTTTCAAAGATGAGCAGCCAGGGGCTTATCGAGGTAAGCGGCAGGCGTATCCGCCTGCTGGATCCTGACGGATTAGCGGCACTGGCCAAACATGGAAAAATATCGGGGGAGGCAGAATCCTTTGAATCTCCATCCGTATATTCACTCCCGGGGGCGGGCGTCTCCATGTCCCCGACTGTAAAGAGGGCTTGA
- a CDS encoding amidohydrolase, which yields MGSYDIIIRNGSILTMDADNSVIEDGRVYINGDTIVRVGHCDDEASDAKKTIDAQGGLILPGLINGHTHAAMSLFRGLADDLPLMEWLNHYIFPAEKRIDARFVYTGTLLACAEMILSGATTFCDMYLFEDQTAEAASRAGMRCLAGEVLYDFSSPNYGDPENGLAYTEFLIRKWEHHPLISIAVEPHSLFTCSPDLLIRANQIASDHHLPLIIHVAETLPEVMEIKERYGKTPVEHLESLGLLGPSLIMDHAVHLDTWDIDQIAEHGVKVIHNPESNMKLASGIAPIPELLNRGVTVGIGTDGCASNNNLDLFTEMDMAAKLHKARAMDPTVMDAVTVLRMATIEGARALGLQDLIGSIETGKKADIIIVETNRPHLTPMYNPFSHLVYAARGSDVSHVVINGRLVMAHGRLLTMDLEEIMGHARESSMKVREWVSNG from the coding sequence ATGGGATCCTATGATATCATCATCAGGAACGGCAGCATCCTGACCATGGACGCAGACAATTCGGTGATAGAGGACGGCCGGGTGTACATCAACGGCGACACCATCGTCCGGGTCGGGCACTGCGACGATGAGGCATCTGATGCAAAAAAGACGATCGATGCCCAAGGCGGCCTGATCCTTCCCGGTCTGATCAACGGTCACACCCACGCCGCCATGAGCCTCTTCAGGGGTCTGGCCGACGACCTCCCGCTCATGGAGTGGCTGAACCACTACATCTTCCCGGCAGAAAAGAGAATCGACGCTCGCTTTGTCTACACCGGGACCCTCCTGGCCTGTGCCGAAATGATTCTATCCGGCGCCACCACCTTCTGCGACATGTATCTTTTTGAGGACCAGACAGCAGAGGCGGCGTCACGGGCCGGAATGAGATGCCTGGCAGGCGAGGTCCTTTATGATTTTTCCTCTCCCAATTACGGGGATCCGGAGAACGGATTGGCGTATACCGAATTTCTGATCCGCAAATGGGAGCACCATCCCCTGATTTCCATCGCTGTGGAGCCCCATTCTCTGTTTACCTGCAGCCCGGATCTCCTCATCCGGGCAAACCAGATCGCATCGGACCACCATCTGCCGCTCATTATTCATGTGGCTGAAACCCTCCCTGAGGTCATGGAAATCAAGGAGCGGTATGGTAAGACGCCGGTTGAGCACCTCGAATCCCTGGGGCTTTTGGGCCCCAGTCTGATAATGGATCATGCCGTGCATCTGGATACATGGGATATCGACCAGATTGCGGAGCATGGCGTCAAAGTGATTCATAACCCTGAGAGCAACATGAAACTTGCCTCCGGCATCGCCCCCATACCTGAACTGTTGAACCGTGGCGTGACCGTGGGGATCGGAACGGACGGCTGCGCCTCCAACAACAACCTGGACCTCTTTACAGAGATGGACATGGCGGCCAAGCTTCATAAGGCCCGGGCCATGGATCCGACCGTCATGGATGCGGTCACCGTGCTGAGAATGGCCACCATTGAAGGTGCCCGGGCCCTGGGTCTTCAGGATCTCATCGGTTCCATCGAGACAGGCAAAAAGGCGGATATCATCATTGTTGAGACAAATAGGCCTCATCTGACGCCCATGTACAATCCCTTTTCTCATCTGGTATACGCTGCCCGGGGAAGCGATGTCAGCCACGTTGTCATTAACGGCCGACTGGTCATGGCCCATGGGAGACTGCTCACCATGGACCTGGAAGAGATCATGGGACACGCCAGAGAGAGTTCAATGAAAGTCAGAGAATGGGTTTCGAACGGATAA